A window from Candidatus Nitrospira neomarina encodes these proteins:
- a CDS encoding TIGR00730 family Rossman fold protein, translating to MRNICVFCGSSLGNDPGYTNMAQRLGHALVQQGMGLVYGGGNIGLMGVLASTVLQEGGTVIGVIPKHLAEKELLHQELTATHIVNSMHERKTLMADLSAGFITLPGGFGTLEECCEMVTWAQLKLHHKPCGLLNCFGFFDGLLKFFDHQVQQGFLTRTNRALLLEATTPENLLPLILDRLEPDVR from the coding sequence ATGCGAAATATTTGTGTTTTCTGCGGCTCTAGTCTGGGGAACGACCCAGGATATACCAACATGGCACAGCGGTTGGGACATGCGCTTGTCCAACAAGGAATGGGTTTAGTCTATGGTGGGGGGAATATTGGACTGATGGGGGTGCTGGCATCAACGGTACTGCAGGAAGGCGGGACCGTCATCGGAGTTATTCCCAAGCATCTGGCAGAAAAGGAACTCCTACATCAGGAACTCACAGCTACGCATATTGTGAACTCCATGCATGAACGAAAAACTCTTATGGCAGATCTATCAGCCGGATTCATCACGTTACCCGGTGGATTTGGAACGTTGGAAGAATGCTGTGAAATGGTAACCTGGGCACAGTTAAAACTTCATCACAAGCCCTGTGGCCTGCTGAATTGCTTTGGGTTTTTTGATGGGCTGTTGAAATTTTTCGACCATCAAGTCCAACAAGGGTTCCTCACCCGAACCAACCGGGCGTTACTCCTTGAAGCCACCACTCCTGAAAATCTTCTGCCCCTCATCCTAGACCGACTTGAGCCCGACGTTCGCTAA
- a CDS encoding TolC family protein — MRWTTIYQALTGLAFLAGIFLSELVWPPISESRSARPVETEEWSFQELLPSESVITLTLQEAVMEALEHNLDIQVSRHTRDLRLTDIVFQQAQFDPTVELGGRYDRTVVPLNRPIFGLGGITVGSIPDTFDQNETNFSLGLNQKLLTGGSYDLTFDTRRNSVAGSTSFLFNPAYSSNVLFNLTQPLLRNFGPSINNIQITLAQNAADVEQLTLLNQILSVIAQVEQAYWELVFARENLKVARATLQAAEELLASNRAKVKAGVMADVEALQAQAGVANQIEQILLAQKTVLDQEDQLRLLLSKSEFNLTQTTPLVPLDPPIQHLQETPLKENLEVAFEQRPDILQAKKNIETSNVNTRFAKNQLLPDLSFQGSLGLSGLGKTPRDDWDRLGSTDFYNMGGGLVLSYPIGNRSAQSQYQRRILETQQSQVSLLRVRQQIILDVKEAIRQVQTSFKRTRTNQTARQLSERQLNAEQERLNLGLSTTRLVLEFQRDLRIARGRELRAILDYNQSLSRLRLVTASTLDHYNIKIQ; from the coding sequence ATGCGCTGGACCACGATATACCAAGCTCTGACTGGACTGGCTTTTTTGGCCGGGATTTTCCTCAGCGAACTCGTATGGCCACCGATTAGTGAGAGCCGATCCGCCAGACCCGTTGAGACGGAAGAATGGTCCTTTCAGGAACTCCTGCCATCTGAATCCGTCATCACGCTGACGTTGCAGGAAGCCGTTATGGAAGCATTAGAACATAATTTGGACATTCAAGTGAGCCGACACACGAGAGATCTTCGACTCACCGACATTGTCTTTCAACAGGCACAATTTGACCCCACGGTTGAGCTCGGCGGACGGTACGACCGGACAGTCGTCCCACTCAATAGGCCCATATTCGGCCTTGGAGGCATCACGGTAGGATCGATTCCAGACACCTTTGATCAAAATGAAACAAATTTCAGCCTGGGATTGAATCAAAAGTTGCTGACCGGCGGATCGTACGATCTGACCTTTGACACAAGACGGAATTCCGTAGCCGGATCAACCAGCTTTCTTTTCAACCCGGCCTATTCAAGTAATGTCCTCTTTAATCTGACGCAACCACTTCTTCGCAACTTCGGACCTTCGATCAACAATATACAAATCACGCTCGCACAAAACGCAGCTGATGTGGAACAACTGACACTCCTTAACCAGATCCTGTCGGTGATCGCCCAAGTCGAGCAAGCGTATTGGGAACTCGTCTTTGCCCGGGAGAACCTAAAAGTCGCTCGGGCGACCTTACAGGCCGCAGAAGAATTACTCGCCAGCAACCGCGCAAAGGTTAAAGCCGGGGTGATGGCCGATGTAGAGGCCCTTCAGGCTCAGGCAGGGGTAGCCAACCAGATCGAACAAATTTTGCTGGCCCAAAAAACCGTCCTGGATCAGGAAGATCAACTTCGACTCCTCCTTAGTAAATCGGAATTCAACCTGACCCAAACCACACCCCTTGTCCCACTCGACCCACCTATTCAACATCTTCAGGAAACCCCGCTCAAAGAAAACCTAGAGGTAGCATTCGAGCAACGTCCGGACATTCTTCAAGCCAAAAAGAACATTGAAACGTCCAACGTCAATACCCGCTTTGCCAAAAATCAGCTTCTACCCGACCTCTCGTTTCAAGGAAGTTTGGGGCTTAGCGGACTGGGGAAAACCCCCCGGGATGACTGGGATCGTTTAGGCAGCACGGATTTTTATAACATGGGAGGAGGACTCGTCCTCAGTTACCCCATAGGAAACCGTTCGGCGCAGAGTCAATATCAACGCCGGATCCTGGAAACTCAACAAAGCCAGGTCTCTCTCCTACGCGTTCGCCAACAAATTATCCTGGACGTCAAAGAAGCCATCCGTCAGGTACAGACGAGCTTCAAGCGCACCAGAACGAATCAGACGGCTCGCCAATTGTCCGAAAGGCAACTCAATGCGGAGCAGGAACGCCTCAATCTCGGGCTCAGCACCACTCGATTAGTTTTAGAATTTCAAAGAGATCTTCGAATAGCTCGAGGTAGGGAATTACGAGCCATCCTGGACTACAACCAATCATTATCACGCCTTCGCCTCGTCACCGCCTCTACACTCGATCATTACAACATTAAAATTCAGTGA
- a CDS encoding efflux RND transporter periplasmic adaptor subunit: MNKTSWILTIIILAGAVGGWVYYSRSTGQPSPETARHNVVEVVRTSLQTKVSETGTIMPSQTIEIKSQFSGEVAQLFVTAGQEVQKDQVLGIIRQESSQARQVAQLRAGISEERLNVDTAHREWIRAESLFKKGFIPQKELELSHRDYQQSLVRLELAERQLLLALGGNKELYERYRDGAASKTRPEEFQVRSPSQGTVLEVLVHTGEIITSGTATFGGGTILMRIADLSHMVVKAKINEVNIPRVSVGQSVEIRLDALPEKIFKGRVMAIAAQGVKENNLVTYEVSIDIKNTHVDLKPMLTANIDIETKRLENVLTVPLEVLRVNKGDDVVDVLVDGQPQTRKVRVAFRTDTQAIITQGLQEHDQVVVPSFKAEEARR, encoded by the coding sequence ATGAATAAAACATCTTGGATTTTGACCATCATCATACTTGCGGGAGCGGTGGGTGGTTGGGTGTATTATTCCCGGTCGACTGGTCAACCTTCTCCTGAGACCGCACGTCACAACGTGGTCGAAGTTGTCCGAACCTCACTTCAGACGAAGGTGTCGGAGACCGGGACGATCATGCCTTCTCAAACCATCGAAATTAAATCTCAATTTTCCGGCGAAGTCGCTCAATTGTTTGTGACTGCGGGGCAAGAGGTTCAAAAAGATCAGGTCTTAGGAATTATTCGACAGGAATCCAGCCAGGCCCGCCAGGTGGCCCAACTCAGGGCAGGTATTTCGGAAGAACGTTTAAACGTGGACACCGCTCATCGGGAATGGATCCGTGCCGAATCCCTCTTCAAAAAAGGGTTTATCCCTCAAAAAGAGTTGGAACTTTCGCATCGGGACTATCAGCAATCCCTGGTTCGTCTGGAGTTGGCCGAGCGACAACTGTTATTGGCCTTAGGCGGCAACAAGGAATTGTATGAACGATACCGTGATGGCGCTGCCTCAAAAACCCGCCCTGAAGAATTTCAGGTCCGGTCACCCTCCCAAGGTACCGTCCTGGAAGTTCTTGTCCATACCGGAGAAATCATTACGTCCGGAACCGCCACATTCGGCGGCGGAACAATTCTCATGCGCATTGCCGATCTGTCCCACATGGTGGTCAAAGCAAAAATCAATGAAGTCAATATTCCAAGAGTGTCGGTTGGCCAGTCGGTGGAGATTCGCCTGGACGCCTTGCCGGAAAAAATTTTTAAGGGCCGGGTGATGGCCATTGCCGCCCAGGGGGTCAAAGAAAACAATCTGGTAACCTATGAAGTCTCTATTGATATAAAAAATACCCACGTGGATTTAAAACCGATGCTGACGGCCAACATCGATATTGAGACAAAACGGCTGGAGAATGTCCTCACCGTGCCGCTTGAAGTCTTACGTGTCAATAAGGGGGACGATGTGGTGGATGTACTCGTGGATGGACAACCCCAGACCCGAAAGGTCCGTGTCGCCTTCCGGACTGATACGCAGGCCATCATCACTCAAGGACTTCAGGAACACGACCAGGTCGTCGTCCCCTCCTTTAAAGCCGAAGAGGCTCGCCGATAA
- a CDS encoding ABC transporter ATP-binding protein, whose amino-acid sequence MIGLNHIFKIYQAGHVEVPALIDITLQVNKGEFVAIIGQSGSGKTTLLDIIGCLSRPTNGEYWLDGDLVNTLPDSRLTGIRNKKIGFIFQTFHLLPRKTALENVQLPLMYAGASRTVQHDTAQTLLTKVGLQDRLRHYSNQLSGGQQQRVAIARALANSPALLLADEPTGNLDSQSGKDILALFEQLHRHGQTIVMITHDPLIAQQAERRITLADGRVLTDEYTHQPLTVPG is encoded by the coding sequence TTGATTGGACTCAACCACATCTTCAAAATTTACCAAGCCGGGCACGTCGAGGTCCCGGCCTTAATCGATATCACTCTCCAGGTCAATAAGGGAGAGTTTGTGGCCATTATCGGACAGTCTGGAAGCGGCAAAACCACCCTTCTGGATATTATTGGCTGTTTAAGTCGCCCGACAAATGGGGAGTATTGGCTGGATGGGGATTTGGTCAACACCCTTCCCGATTCCCGCTTAACCGGCATCCGTAACAAAAAAATCGGGTTTATCTTTCAAACCTTTCATTTACTTCCGCGGAAGACCGCCTTGGAAAATGTCCAACTCCCTCTGATGTATGCGGGCGCCTCACGAACAGTCCAACACGACACTGCACAGACATTATTAACCAAGGTCGGCCTGCAGGACCGCCTTCGCCATTACAGCAATCAGTTATCGGGAGGCCAACAGCAACGCGTGGCGATCGCGCGTGCGTTAGCCAACAGTCCAGCGCTCCTCCTGGCGGACGAACCCACGGGAAACCTGGATAGTCAATCAGGCAAAGACATTCTTGCGCTCTTTGAACAACTGCATCGTCATGGACAAACCATCGTGATGATTACTCATGATCCGCTCATCGCACAGCAGGCGGAACGTCGCATCACCCTGGCAGATGGCAGAGTCCTGACTGATGAATACACCCATCAACCCCTCACGGTGCCGGGATAA
- a CDS encoding ABC transporter permease, with translation MLRSIFLDALKNLSGNALRSGLTMLGVIIGVAAVITMIAIVEGGQVWLVNSLERMGTNLLFVWKKRLTVEERQLFAGRNTELRYDDALAIQTRFPDLVVAPIIELDGQLKAGDRDYSGRITGTSPEYSQIRNFRPESGRFVSSIDIKEWNRSVVLGHTIAEVLFGSQPAIGEGVKIGDQRFTVKGIMEPKGEIYGHDYDEMVIIPISTGLRFFQGSDKIRSMIIHVPDRQRMDEISQALHQFLVQRHEGVDDIHIRNQGEFLSAVDQTLLTFRLVLGGIAVISLLVGGIGIMNIMLVTVTERTREIGLRKAIGARRQDILLQFLIESTTISVIGGSIGILVGILAAYGIGDVVARAMPGGGDWGAVVQPTAIAIAFAFAVVVGVGFGLFPAMKASKLEPAEALRYQ, from the coding sequence ATGTTACGTTCAATTTTCCTGGACGCGCTCAAAAATCTTTCAGGGAACGCGCTTCGTTCGGGGCTTACCATGTTGGGAGTCATTATTGGCGTCGCCGCGGTCATTACCATGATTGCCATTGTTGAGGGCGGACAAGTCTGGCTGGTGAATTCTCTTGAGCGCATGGGTACCAATTTGCTGTTTGTCTGGAAAAAGCGGTTGACCGTTGAAGAACGGCAGCTCTTTGCGGGGAGAAATACCGAACTCCGTTATGACGACGCTCTGGCCATTCAAACACGTTTTCCGGATCTGGTTGTTGCTCCCATTATTGAGCTGGATGGTCAATTAAAAGCGGGGGATCGTGACTACAGCGGCCGAATCACCGGCACTTCTCCCGAATATAGCCAGATCCGGAACTTTCGCCCCGAATCTGGACGATTTGTCTCATCCATCGACATCAAGGAATGGAACCGTTCCGTCGTATTAGGTCATACCATTGCCGAAGTGTTGTTCGGATCCCAACCCGCCATCGGAGAGGGCGTAAAAATCGGCGATCAACGATTTACGGTAAAGGGCATCATGGAGCCCAAGGGGGAGATTTACGGGCACGATTACGACGAAATGGTGATCATTCCTATCAGCACGGGCCTGCGCTTTTTCCAGGGATCCGACAAAATCCGATCTATGATCATTCATGTGCCTGACCGGCAGCGCATGGATGAAATCTCCCAGGCACTGCATCAATTTCTGGTTCAACGTCACGAAGGGGTAGACGACATTCATATCCGGAATCAGGGAGAATTTCTGAGTGCGGTGGACCAAACGCTGTTAACCTTCCGGCTTGTTCTGGGAGGCATTGCGGTGATTTCCCTCCTTGTTGGCGGCATTGGCATCATGAACATCATGCTCGTTACCGTCACCGAGCGAACCAGGGAGATTGGGCTACGAAAAGCCATAGGGGCCAGGCGGCAGGATATTCTGTTGCAATTCCTCATTGAGTCCACGACCATTAGCGTGATTGGCGGATCCATTGGCATTCTTGTGGGCATTCTCGCAGCCTATGGCATTGGGGATGTCGTCGCTCGGGCCATGCCGGGTGGAGGAGACTGGGGAGCAGTGGTTCAGCCGACCGCCATTGCCATTGCGTTTGCCTTTGCGGTCGTCGTCGGAGTGGGATTCGGTCTCTTTCCCGCCATGAAAGCTTCGAAACTGGAGCCCGCCGAGGCCTTGCGTTATCAATAA